TGTTAATTAAGAATTATAATCTTGTATACATTTTGTGATATGAAACATGACATTTAGGAGAGTACGGTGTCTGTGTTTCCGTttactattatatatatattttttttacctcaatTACAAAACTTGCAGTTCAGATGTAGGCTTACCCCACCCTGAATACAGTCttctagagctgcaactaatagTTATTTTATTCACGGttaattatttcttcatttaatattttaaccCATCACATGTCTAAAACACATATATGGAATGCCATCACACGTCCTGAGAGGCCAAGGTGGTGTCTTCAGATGTCCTATTCTGTTCAACAACAAAAGAATCAATGAGATTCACTTCAAATGGTATAAAACATTGAAATAGCAGCAATCctagatgaaaatgttttaaattaaaaaatatatatatatatatgatgttgTATAGACTGAACCATTAGCCCGATCAATTCATCGTAAAATTAACCAACTGATAAATCTGAAATGAAAGTTATTACTAGTTGTAGCCACAGTTTGTCACTTCctattataataatttaaatggAGCTCACAAGCACTACAATCAGTGCTTTCATTTTATGACCTCATTATTTTAGCTAAATGTATTCATATCAGGATAAAGTGTATAAACAAGGCATTAGTAAGCTGCCAGAACAGCGTTACTGATCCTTGGCATAGATTTTACTCAGTGAAAGTCCACTggagttgttgtgttttgataaTGAGCTTTGGCTGACATTTTGGGCCAAATTCTCCCATGGGTGTTCAGTCTAGTTGAGTTTTGATTATTGAAGAGGCCCTGGGATATGATTCACGTGATTTGCATACCCATCAAACCATTCCATGACCGCTTTTGCCTTAAATGGAAGTATTTAAGGATGCTCTCTTAAATTTGCAGTTTATTCAATTGAGTTTGGAGGTTTTAGTAGATGAGGCAATGCACAGACTCACTTGGAGAGTTACAACCCAGTCACACCGATtagggttttattttgaaatataccACAGGAAACGCTTTTTCTTATTCTGTCTGGCTTATTTTGACGCTAATGTGAAGGTGCAGCACCCCCCATCATTCCTATCAgaactactgctgctgctgctgctagggTCCTGTaactctcctcctcccatctcccACTTTTGATGGGGGGGTGCAGCGGTGaagtcacagtgatgtcattttaGGATGTGAGAGTCGGGGGCAAGGTGAGCTGGTTTTGCGTTGAGTGGTGTCCCCTCCACGGCCAGCGTTGCCTGTACAGAGGCGCGGAGCGGCGAAAGATGATCATCGCCACCGGCACCAATTCAAGCTCCGACGCGCTCTgtccctctgctcctgctcaGATCTCTGGCTATGGGGCCTTGATCTGCCTTGATCCCAAAATAAGCCTTTACCACCACCATGCCAaaggacagaaaacaagaagagTTGCATTTTTAGGGCAGGTAACTTTGACCACGTGCCCCAAAGGTAAACTGGATGGCCATTGCGCAAAGGTGCCTCTACAGTATGTCCAGCGGGGCCAGGACGCACTGGACGCTGCCAGCAGTAATTGTACTGTGGACTTCTCTCTGGGGGATCGTTTCATCTTATCCGATTCCGAGCAGGACTAATGCGACTTTAATGGAAAAGAAGTGGGAGACCCTCTTCTCCCGCTCCTATCTGGGTATAACTGGGGGGAAATCGGAGCTGAACTGGGAGAGTGACTATTTGCAGGGCATCAAAAGAGTGCGGCGACTGTACTGCAACGTGGGCATTGGGTTTCACCTGCAGGTGCTCCCGGATGGCAGGATAAGCGGTGCACACAATGAGAACCAATACAGTGAGTTGCATCCGGGAAAGCGCTGGACCCAGAAAAAGAGTGTAACCCTATGCGCAGGCTGTGTAAAAGTTAGAGCGGCTCACTTGTCTTGCATGATATTTAATAAGAGGTGTCGGCATGGTTGAAAGTTTCCGAAAGCAAAAACTGTGTACTGAGCCTTACATCCGTGCAGTGCGAAATATCCTCCCAAGccaaaaacatgacatgaatgcTTGGACCCAGTTTAGACGCTAACTTATTTTTACCCTGCGTCCCGctgcagcaggacacacacacacacacacacacacacacacacacacactgatcccaCTCTGCACGCTGTAAACTACACTCACACGGCATCATAATGTCTAATATGCAAATGGATGATGATTCCAACGGGCTAATTGAGCAGAGAGAGCATCATCCAGTCGCAGTGCACCTGCAAGGTTACACCCATCACTGCTGCATAGGCCAGTTAACTCGACTTTGTCCCCAGTCGCAGTGTGACACTGTCTCTGCTTTCATAACCTTATGTTTCGTTTAGGTCTAATAGAGATCTCCACCGTGGACCGAGGAGTGATCAGCTTGTTCGGAGTGAGGAGTGAGCTGTTTGTCGCAATGAACAGCAGAGGAAGGTTATACGGAACGGTACGTTTGTGCGCAACtccagagtctctctctctctctctctctctccctctctctctctctctctctctcacacacacacacgcacacatcctGCTCAGTGTAAGATGAGTTCAAGTAGCTGCTGCATCCACGGGTT
The sequence above is drawn from the Seriola aureovittata isolate HTS-2021-v1 ecotype China chromosome 22, ASM2101889v1, whole genome shotgun sequence genome and encodes:
- the LOC130163401 gene encoding fibroblast growth factor 6-like, with translation MAIAQRCLYSMSSGARTHWTLPAVIVLWTSLWGIVSSYPIPSRTNATLMEKKWETLFSRSYLGITGGKSELNWESDYLQGIKRVRRLYCNVGIGFHLQVLPDGRISGAHNENQYSLIEISTVDRGVISLFGVRSELFVAMNSRGRLYGTRVFGDECKFKETLLPNNYNAYESFVYKGFYIALSKHGRVKRGNKATTAMTVTHFLPRL